A genomic window from Desulfonatronovibrio magnus includes:
- a CDS encoding pyridoxal phosphate-dependent aminotransferase: MIFSQRISSIKPSATLAINAKAQELRANGEKVVSLAVGEPDFATPAHIIQAAKSALDEGFTRYTAVPGIPELRQAVAAYFAKNYAIECRFDEVMVSNGGKQCLYNILQAMVDPGHEVLIPGPYWVSYPALVQLAQGVPVIVPTEPEANFLVTAESLEKKVTNNTRVLILNTPSNPTGCHYSQEQLNDLANWAASKNIFIICDEIYDQLVYEPAKPASLCAFWQENKEKVAVVNGLSKTFAMTGWRVGYTLAHIDLIKSMTRIQSQSTSNICSFAQRGALAALTGSFEFVKEMKTAFAPRRDMTLDIINSWEEAYCPKPDGAFYVFPRVDSFYNQEVSNSSILCQKILEEEKIALVPGEAFGDDRCIRISYAVDEKVLKGCLHKIGNYLKSLKG; this comes from the coding sequence ATGATTTTTAGCCAAAGAATTTCCAGTATTAAACCCTCAGCCACTCTGGCTATTAATGCCAAGGCTCAAGAGCTCAGGGCAAACGGGGAAAAAGTGGTCAGCCTGGCAGTTGGAGAGCCTGATTTTGCTACTCCTGCGCATATTATTCAAGCAGCCAAATCAGCCCTTGATGAAGGTTTTACAAGGTATACTGCTGTTCCGGGCATTCCAGAACTGCGTCAGGCTGTTGCTGCTTATTTTGCCAAAAATTATGCCATTGAATGCCGTTTTGACGAAGTCATGGTATCCAATGGTGGAAAACAATGCCTTTATAATATTTTGCAGGCCATGGTTGACCCCGGTCACGAGGTGCTTATTCCTGGTCCCTACTGGGTGAGTTATCCGGCCCTGGTTCAGCTTGCCCAGGGAGTGCCAGTGATTGTACCGACAGAGCCAGAGGCAAATTTCCTTGTAACGGCTGAAAGTCTTGAGAAAAAAGTCACAAATAATACCAGAGTGCTGATTTTGAATACTCCATCAAATCCCACTGGTTGTCATTATTCCCAGGAGCAGCTTAATGATCTGGCAAACTGGGCAGCGTCTAAAAATATTTTCATAATCTGCGACGAAATATATGATCAACTGGTGTATGAACCTGCCAAACCGGCATCCTTATGTGCTTTCTGGCAGGAAAACAAGGAAAAAGTTGCGGTGGTAAATGGACTGTCCAAAACCTTTGCCATGACTGGATGGAGGGTGGGCTATACACTGGCTCATATTGATCTGATTAAGTCCATGACCAGAATTCAAAGTCAGTCTACCTCCAATATCTGCTCTTTTGCTCAGCGCGGAGCCCTGGCCGCCCTGACCGGCTCTTTTGAATTTGTGAAGGAAATGAAGACCGCATTCGCTCCAAGAAGAGACATGACCTTAGATATCATCAATTCCTGGGAAGAGGCTTATTGTCCAAAGCCTGATGGCGCATTTTATGTTTTCCCACGTGTTGATTCTTTTTATAACCAGGAAGTAAGCAACTCTTCCATTTTATGCCAAAAGATTCTTGAAGAAGAAAAAATTGCCCTT
- a CDS encoding aldehyde ferredoxin oxidoreductase N-terminal domain-containing protein: protein MNKPFRVLVVNLTQQKSKVEFFDTRKQWLGGSGLAAGLFENYADFDQDPFHPSQPVIFAIGPLTGLFPLMSKTIMSFMSPYNGQYAESHGGGRSALALRFAGYDALVITGKAQRLTCLGFGSKEINIQDVHFLKGLDIFKTGKVLRTLKPRNPGHRSILRIGPAGENLISYACVNVDTYRHFGRMGGGAAMGAKNLKGIIISGDSSLELPSDTLKEYNKVYQSIYKTITESGAVKKYHNLGTPENLIPLNELKALPWRNLQSTHDPEIEGISGETFAQDLLLRQVACAGCPVGCIHIGLLRERFGDEHEYLYRQVSYDYEPIFGVGSMLGVTTASGVLTLLEEVEKLGLDAISAGVALAWATEALEKGIVTTEQTIAELAFGDVHAYVEALACLSGKINDFYLHLGKGALNAAYVYGGEDFACVLGQEMAGYATGENYYVSQALGFRHSHLDTGAYSFDQEEQARDMEVAIKYMQDQEYYRILMCSAAGCLFGRKAYPREVFIKALKSIGLEYSEEELDATILSIQAHRWAIKFRTGFKPEEIKIPKRFSEVETWKGKTDTDYMMKLKEKYQEVLREVAARHKFQEK, encoded by the coding sequence ATGAATAAGCCTTTCAGGGTGCTTGTTGTCAATTTGACGCAACAAAAATCCAAAGTTGAATTTTTTGACACCAGGAAACAATGGCTTGGCGGCAGCGGACTGGCTGCCGGTCTTTTCGAGAATTATGCTGATTTTGATCAGGATCCGTTTCACCCCAGCCAGCCTGTTATTTTTGCCATAGGTCCTCTAACTGGACTATTTCCTTTGATGAGTAAAACCATTATGAGCTTTATGTCTCCATACAATGGGCAATACGCTGAATCACATGGAGGTGGCCGTTCAGCTCTGGCCTTGAGATTTGCAGGGTATGACGCTCTGGTTATTACTGGAAAGGCCCAACGCCTTACCTGTCTTGGTTTCGGATCCAAGGAAATCAATATCCAGGATGTTCACTTTCTCAAAGGACTGGATATATTCAAAACCGGCAAGGTTCTGCGCACGCTCAAACCCAGAAACCCTGGTCACCGCAGTATATTACGCATAGGTCCAGCAGGCGAAAATCTTATCAGCTATGCCTGTGTAAATGTTGATACTTACAGGCATTTCGGGCGAATGGGTGGTGGCGCGGCCATGGGAGCCAAAAACCTCAAAGGTATTATTATTTCAGGTGACTCAAGCCTTGAATTGCCTTCAGACACGTTGAAGGAATACAATAAAGTCTATCAAAGCATCTACAAAACAATCACTGAGAGCGGTGCAGTAAAAAAATATCATAACCTTGGCACACCTGAAAATCTTATTCCCCTTAATGAATTAAAGGCACTGCCCTGGAGGAACCTGCAAAGCACCCATGATCCGGAAATTGAAGGAATTTCCGGTGAGACCTTCGCCCAGGATCTTTTACTGCGCCAGGTCGCATGCGCAGGATGTCCTGTTGGGTGCATTCACATTGGGCTCTTAAGGGAAAGATTCGGCGACGAACATGAATATCTGTACCGCCAGGTTTCTTATGATTATGAGCCCATATTTGGAGTCGGCTCCATGCTTGGGGTCACTACAGCTTCAGGAGTACTGACTTTACTTGAAGAAGTTGAAAAACTCGGATTAGACGCCATAAGTGCCGGAGTAGCCCTGGCCTGGGCCACAGAGGCTCTGGAAAAAGGCATCGTTACTACAGAACAGACCATAGCTGAGCTTGCTTTTGGCGATGTTCACGCTTATGTTGAAGCACTTGCCTGTCTTTCGGGAAAAATTAATGATTTTTACCTGCACTTGGGCAAAGGGGCCTTAAACGCGGCCTATGTCTATGGTGGTGAAGATTTTGCCTGCGTGTTGGGACAGGAAATGGCTGGCTATGCCACTGGTGAAAACTACTATGTCAGTCAGGCACTGGGTTTCAGGCACTCTCACCTTGACACTGGAGCCTACAGCTTTGACCAGGAGGAGCAGGCCAGGGACATGGAAGTTGCTATTAAATACATGCAGGACCAGGAATATTACAGAATACTCATGTGCTCTGCTGCAGGCTGTCTTTTTGGAAGAAAGGCCTACCCCAGAGAAGTTTTCATAAAGGCCTTGAAATCCATAGGCCTTGAATACTCTGAAGAGGAGCTTGACGCTACAATACTGTCGATTCAGGCTCATCGCTGGGCCATAAAGTTCAGGACAGGCTTTAAACCCGAGGAGATTAAAATTCCCAAAAGATTCAGTGAAGTGGAAACATGGAAAGGAAAAACCGATACTGATTACATGATGAAGTTAAAAGAAAAATATCAGGAAGTATTGCGAGAGGTGGCTGCCAGGCATAAGTTTCAGGAAAAGTAA
- a CDS encoding YitT family protein produces the protein MPKKIEQFTYAIWWNVLLITFGSVIFAVGLKGIAVHHNFIPGGVFGLGLLFYYFNPILSAGLIYFLLNIPLFALGWMYVSKRFFYYSLYAMVVATIAYELISLNFGIKDQLYAAIAAGAVCGVGCGIVLRTFGSNGGLDVIAIMLNQKYNFGIGKLYFLFNFFLFSFSLLVLDIDLVIASLILVFIMSIVLEYTMASFNQRKLVLIISEKNKDIAQEMMDHLKMGATFIKSRGAYTGHDKDVIMAITNNIMLKRLEQTVFSHDDNAIFIVENTFNVLGSSFNKRKIY, from the coding sequence ATGCCAAAAAAAATTGAGCAGTTTACTTATGCAATTTGGTGGAACGTGCTGCTGATCACTTTTGGTTCTGTAATTTTTGCTGTAGGTTTAAAAGGGATAGCTGTACACCATAACTTTATTCCAGGAGGAGTCTTTGGCCTTGGATTGCTGTTTTATTATTTCAATCCAATATTATCTGCTGGATTGATATATTTTTTATTAAATATTCCCTTGTTTGCTTTAGGCTGGATGTATGTAAGCAAACGATTTTTTTATTACAGTCTTTACGCCATGGTGGTTGCTACCATTGCTTATGAGTTGATTAGTCTAAATTTCGGTATCAAGGATCAGCTTTATGCAGCCATAGCAGCCGGAGCAGTCTGTGGAGTAGGATGTGGTATAGTACTGCGAACTTTCGGATCTAACGGCGGCTTGGACGTTATCGCTATAATGCTCAATCAGAAATATAATTTCGGGATTGGAAAACTTTACTTTTTATTTAATTTCTTTTTGTTTTCTTTCAGCCTGCTTGTTCTTGATATTGATCTGGTCATAGCATCCCTGATTCTGGTTTTTATTATGTCCATTGTGCTGGAATACACCATGGCCTCATTCAACCAGCGGAAGCTGGTCTTGATTATATCAGAAAAAAACAAGGATATTGCCCAGGAGATGATGGATCATCTGAAAATGGGGGCTACTTTTATTAAAAGCAGAGGTGCATATACCGGTCATGACAAGGATGTAATCATGGCCATAACCAATAATATCATGCTCAAACGTTTGGAACAGACAGTGTTTTCCCATGATGACAATGCCATTTTTATTGTGGAAAATACATTTAATGTTTTGGGATCCAGTTTTAACAAAAGAAAGATATATTAA
- a CDS encoding 4Fe-4S binding protein, producing MKILKASNMKRCIGCYSCSLACARNIHKSLSWKRSGIRIHSSGGISTGYEATVCLACDPPPCAPVCPTEALRPKKGGGVILKKSLCISCSECATACPVDAIYFDPDNQMPVFCIHCGRCVPFCPHDCLEMVGSAKEVPDE from the coding sequence GTGAAAATATTAAAAGCCAGCAACATGAAACGCTGCATAGGCTGCTATTCATGTTCCCTGGCCTGCGCACGCAACATCCACAAGTCTCTTTCGTGGAAAAGGTCAGGAATAAGAATTCATTCTTCTGGAGGTATAAGTACAGGTTATGAAGCTACCGTTTGTCTGGCCTGCGATCCGCCCCCATGCGCACCAGTATGTCCCACTGAAGCTCTTCGACCCAAAAAAGGTGGGGGAGTCATTCTGAAGAAAAGTCTTTGCATCAGCTGTTCAGAGTGCGCAACTGCCTGCCCTGTTGACGCAATTTATTTTGATCCTGATAATCAGATGCCTGTATTTTGCATTCATTGCGGACGCTGCGTTCCTTTTTGTCCGCATGATTGTTTAGAAATGGTCGGATCCGCTAAGGAGGTCCCAGATGAATAA
- a CDS encoding pyridoxamine 5'-phosphate oxidase family protein, giving the protein MQDIILKIMKQNDLAVLTTSTENQPHCSLMAFICDDKGHNIFMLTQKDSSKFRNISANPKVAVMIDTRTQSPDRSSIKALTVKGTCSPAQSIDQDTLKEQLLKQHPQLQGLAAQRDAIILQIKAESFLLLDGVSDAYFMECNC; this is encoded by the coding sequence ATGCAGGACATAATTTTAAAAATTATGAAACAAAACGACCTGGCTGTTCTAACTACCAGCACTGAAAATCAGCCACATTGCTCACTCATGGCTTTTATTTGTGACGATAAAGGACATAACATCTTTATGTTGACCCAGAAAGATTCAAGTAAGTTCAGAAACATATCAGCCAACCCCAAAGTGGCTGTTATGATTGATACAAGAACACAAAGCCCTGATAGATCATCCATAAAGGCATTAACTGTCAAAGGCACTTGCAGCCCTGCTCAATCCATTGATCAAGACACCCTGAAAGAACAGCTCCTCAAACAACATCCACAATTGCAGGGGCTGGCTGCTCAGCGAGATGCCATTATTTTACAAATTAAAGCAGAGTCGTTTCTGCTGTTGGACGGGGTTAGCGATGCCTACTTCATGGAATGCAATTGTTAA